The Hymenobacter sp. 5317J-9 genome has a window encoding:
- a CDS encoding patatin-like phospholipase family protein: MAQLGLALSGGGARGIAHLGVLAALEELQLPVAQLAGVSSGAIASVFYAAGFPPREILRLLQETNVVRLTRPAFSRFGLLNLDAVSQLLARHLGTTANFEDLRLPITLVATDLMAGESVYFNSGPLLPPLLASSAVPIVYRPVEYQGRQLVDGGLLNNLPVEPLLGRPELRVVGVNCNPINSEARIPNFRRLIERTLHLAINANTTSRKTQCELLLEPPELRHYRPLGYKRGTELFDIGYRYTLAQADALAELLQQP, from the coding sequence ATGGCCCAACTGGGTTTGGCTTTGTCGGGAGGCGGGGCGCGTGGCATTGCGCATCTGGGCGTGCTGGCGGCGCTGGAAGAGCTGCAACTGCCGGTGGCGCAGCTGGCCGGCGTGAGCTCCGGGGCCATTGCCAGCGTGTTTTACGCCGCCGGTTTTCCGCCGCGGGAAATATTGCGGCTGCTACAGGAAACCAACGTGGTGCGGCTGACGCGGCCGGCCTTCAGCCGGTTTGGCCTGTTGAACCTCGATGCCGTGTCGCAGCTGCTGGCCCGGCACCTAGGCACCACGGCCAACTTCGAGGATTTGCGCCTGCCCATCACCCTGGTGGCCACCGATTTGATGGCGGGCGAGTCGGTGTATTTCAACTCGGGGCCCTTGCTGCCGCCGCTGCTGGCGTCGTCGGCCGTGCCGATAGTGTACCGGCCGGTGGAGTACCAGGGCCGGCAGCTGGTGGACGGCGGCCTGCTCAATAACCTGCCCGTGGAGCCGCTGCTGGGCCGGCCGGAGTTGCGCGTGGTGGGCGTCAACTGCAATCCCATCAACTCCGAAGCCCGCATTCCCAACTTTCGCCGGCTCATCGAGCGGACGCTGCACTTGGCCATCAACGCCAACACCACCAGCCGCAAAACCCAGTGTGAACTGCTGCTGGAGCCGCCCGAGCTGCGCCACTACCGCCCCCTGGGCTACAAGCGCGGCACCGAGCTGTTCGACATCGGCTACCGCTACACGCTGGCGCAGGCCGATGCGCTGGCGGAGTTGCTGCAGCAACCCTAG